One genomic segment of Panicum virgatum strain AP13 chromosome 2N, P.virgatum_v5, whole genome shotgun sequence includes these proteins:
- the LOC120659942 gene encoding phosphatidylinositol/phosphatidylcholine transfer protein SFH11-like isoform X3 — translation MSFRSIEQLLRRNSKTKIARNIIDGVHDQKEEQCVQSLRELLLASNQLPEKFDDYYLLLRFLRMRGFNILKAKEMFLNMLKWREDCSVDAIANEFKFEEYDAVKRCYPHGFHGVDKFGRPLYIERIGLVDLSKLMQVTSIDRYIKYHISEQEKTMSLRYPACSIATKKHIASTTAILDVKGLGMNNFSKSAREMFIEIQKIDSNYYPETLNQLYTINAGTGFRALWKVLKAFMEARTLAKIQVLGTNYLNTLLEAVDPSNLPDFLGGTCNCPATGGCLFQDKGPWTDPEMVCASKVAFGKGLKSFSELTATIACESFAGCQDGTDTSGNILRKQVDEQISEKIRELEDCAAQTKETLQTLICKQQELTSHIEQLRRILRDGTSADKQTDVQNSK, via the exons ATGAGCTTCAGATCTATCGAACAGCTACTTAGGAGGAACAGCAAGACCAAAATTGCTCGCAATATTATTGATGGTGTCCATGACCAGAAGGAAGAGCAGTGTGTGCAATCCTTGCGGGAGTTACTTCTTGCAAGCAACCAGCTACCGGAGAAGTTTGATGACTACTATCTCCTCCTACG CTTTCTGAGAATGAGAGGCTTCAACATCTTAAAGGCAAAAGAAATGTTCTTAAATATGTTAAAATGGCGTGAAGATTGTTCTGTTGATGCCATTGCAAAT GAATTTAAATTTGAGGAGTATGATGCTGTGAAAAGATGCTATCCTCATGGATTTCATGGAGTTGATAAATTTGGCAGGCCTCTATATATCGAACGGATTGGCTTGGTGGATCTCAGCAAGCTCATGCAGGTGACAAGTATTGATCGATACATAAAATATCATATATCAGAACAAGAGAAAACTATGTCTTTGAGATATCCTGCTTGCTCAATTGCGACTAAAAAGCACATTGCCTCTACAACAGCCATATTGGATGTGAAAGGATTG GGGAtgaataatttttcaaaatctgCAAGAGAGATGTTCATTGAGATCCAAAAGATCGATAGTAATTACTATCCAGAG ACATTAAATCAACTTTATACAATTAATGCTGGAACTGGCTTTAGAGCACTGTGGAAAGTATTGAAAGCATTCATGGAAGCAAGGACTTTAGCAAAGATTCAG GTTCTGGGGACCAATTACCTTAACACATTATTAGAAGCTGTTGACCCAAG CAATTTACCAGACTTTTTAGGGGGAACATGCAATTGTCCTGCAACAGGAGGATGCTTGTTCCAAGATAAAGGACCCTGGACCGACCCAGAAATGGTTTGTGCTTCTAAG GTAGCATTTGGTAAAGGCCTGAAGTCTTTCAGTGAACTGACTGCTACAATTGCCTGTGAAAGCTTTGCAGGTTGTCAG GATGGCACTGATACAAGTGGAAATATTCTACGGAAACAGGTCGATGAACAGATCTCAGAGAAAATCCGAGAACTTGAAGACTGTGCTGCTCAGACTAAGGAG
- the LOC120659942 gene encoding phosphatidylinositol/phosphatidylcholine transfer protein SFH11-like isoform X1 encodes MSFRSIEQLLRRNSKTKIARNIIDGVHDQKEEQCVQSLRELLLASNQLPEKFDDYYLLLRFLRMRGFNILKAKEMFLNMLKWREDCSVDAIANEFKFEEYDAVKRCYPHGFHGVDKFGRPLYIERIGLVDLSKLMQVTSIDRYIKYHISEQEKTMSLRYPACSIATKKHIASTTAILDVKGLGMNNFSKSAREMFIEIQKIDSNYYPETLNQLYTINAGTGFRALWKVLKAFMEARTLAKIQVLGTNYLNTLLEAVDPSNLPDFLGGTCNCPATGGCLFQDKGPWTDPEMVCASKVAFGKGLKSFSELTATIACESFAGCQEPSAKQVDSTSRRKRTLGMLLKDDQDGTDTSGNILRKQVDEQISEKIRELEDCAAQTKETLQTLICKQQELTSHIEQLRRILRDGTSADKQTDVQNSK; translated from the exons ATGAGCTTCAGATCTATCGAACAGCTACTTAGGAGGAACAGCAAGACCAAAATTGCTCGCAATATTATTGATGGTGTCCATGACCAGAAGGAAGAGCAGTGTGTGCAATCCTTGCGGGAGTTACTTCTTGCAAGCAACCAGCTACCGGAGAAGTTTGATGACTACTATCTCCTCCTACG CTTTCTGAGAATGAGAGGCTTCAACATCTTAAAGGCAAAAGAAATGTTCTTAAATATGTTAAAATGGCGTGAAGATTGTTCTGTTGATGCCATTGCAAAT GAATTTAAATTTGAGGAGTATGATGCTGTGAAAAGATGCTATCCTCATGGATTTCATGGAGTTGATAAATTTGGCAGGCCTCTATATATCGAACGGATTGGCTTGGTGGATCTCAGCAAGCTCATGCAGGTGACAAGTATTGATCGATACATAAAATATCATATATCAGAACAAGAGAAAACTATGTCTTTGAGATATCCTGCTTGCTCAATTGCGACTAAAAAGCACATTGCCTCTACAACAGCCATATTGGATGTGAAAGGATTG GGGAtgaataatttttcaaaatctgCAAGAGAGATGTTCATTGAGATCCAAAAGATCGATAGTAATTACTATCCAGAG ACATTAAATCAACTTTATACAATTAATGCTGGAACTGGCTTTAGAGCACTGTGGAAAGTATTGAAAGCATTCATGGAAGCAAGGACTTTAGCAAAGATTCAG GTTCTGGGGACCAATTACCTTAACACATTATTAGAAGCTGTTGACCCAAG CAATTTACCAGACTTTTTAGGGGGAACATGCAATTGTCCTGCAACAGGAGGATGCTTGTTCCAAGATAAAGGACCCTGGACCGACCCAGAAATGGTTTGTGCTTCTAAG GTAGCATTTGGTAAAGGCCTGAAGTCTTTCAGTGAACTGACTGCTACAATTGCCTGTGAAAGCTTTGCAGGTTGTCAG GAGCCTTCTGCGAAACAAGTAGATTCCACTTCTCGTAGGAAAAGAACTCTTGGCATGTTGTTAAAGGATGACCAG GATGGCACTGATACAAGTGGAAATATTCTACGGAAACAGGTCGATGAACAGATCTCAGAGAAAATCCGAGAACTTGAAGACTGTGCTGCTCAGACTAAGGAG
- the LOC120659942 gene encoding phosphatidylinositol/phosphatidylcholine transfer protein SFH11-like isoform X2 translates to MSFRSIEQLLRRNSKTKIARNIIDGVHDQKEEQCVQSLRELLLASNQLPEKFDDYYLLLRFLRMRGFNILKAKEMFLNMLKWREDCSVDAIANEFKFEEYDAVKRCYPHGFHGVDKFGRPLYIERIGLVDLSKLMQVTSIDRYIKYHISEQEKTMSLRYPACSIATKKHIASTTAILDVKGLGMNNFSKSAREMFIEIQKIDSNYYPETLNQLYTINAGTGFRALWKVLKAFMEARTLAKIQVLGTNYLNTLLEAVDPSNLPDFLGGTCNCPATGGCLFQDKGPWTDPEMVCASKVAFGKGLKSFSELTATIACESFAGCQEPSAKQVDSTSRRKRTLGMLLKDDQVDEQISEKIRELEDCAAQTKETLQTLICKQQELTSHIEQLRRILRDGTSADKQTDVQNSK, encoded by the exons ATGAGCTTCAGATCTATCGAACAGCTACTTAGGAGGAACAGCAAGACCAAAATTGCTCGCAATATTATTGATGGTGTCCATGACCAGAAGGAAGAGCAGTGTGTGCAATCCTTGCGGGAGTTACTTCTTGCAAGCAACCAGCTACCGGAGAAGTTTGATGACTACTATCTCCTCCTACG CTTTCTGAGAATGAGAGGCTTCAACATCTTAAAGGCAAAAGAAATGTTCTTAAATATGTTAAAATGGCGTGAAGATTGTTCTGTTGATGCCATTGCAAAT GAATTTAAATTTGAGGAGTATGATGCTGTGAAAAGATGCTATCCTCATGGATTTCATGGAGTTGATAAATTTGGCAGGCCTCTATATATCGAACGGATTGGCTTGGTGGATCTCAGCAAGCTCATGCAGGTGACAAGTATTGATCGATACATAAAATATCATATATCAGAACAAGAGAAAACTATGTCTTTGAGATATCCTGCTTGCTCAATTGCGACTAAAAAGCACATTGCCTCTACAACAGCCATATTGGATGTGAAAGGATTG GGGAtgaataatttttcaaaatctgCAAGAGAGATGTTCATTGAGATCCAAAAGATCGATAGTAATTACTATCCAGAG ACATTAAATCAACTTTATACAATTAATGCTGGAACTGGCTTTAGAGCACTGTGGAAAGTATTGAAAGCATTCATGGAAGCAAGGACTTTAGCAAAGATTCAG GTTCTGGGGACCAATTACCTTAACACATTATTAGAAGCTGTTGACCCAAG CAATTTACCAGACTTTTTAGGGGGAACATGCAATTGTCCTGCAACAGGAGGATGCTTGTTCCAAGATAAAGGACCCTGGACCGACCCAGAAATGGTTTGTGCTTCTAAG GTAGCATTTGGTAAAGGCCTGAAGTCTTTCAGTGAACTGACTGCTACAATTGCCTGTGAAAGCTTTGCAGGTTGTCAG GAGCCTTCTGCGAAACAAGTAGATTCCACTTCTCGTAGGAAAAGAACTCTTGGCATGTTGTTAAAGGATGACCAG GTCGATGAACAGATCTCAGAGAAAATCCGAGAACTTGAAGACTGTGCTGCTCAGACTAAGGAG